The following are encoded together in the Pseudodesulfovibrio indicus genome:
- a CDS encoding SPL family radical SAM protein — translation MPSLPRHLRRIGHVFVDESMIDAPMTHRVRERLAEGGRADIPWTVVPPDQDRVEFDRGETQALYLKEYKGKFLRFCPGTRAYHCCGYRIIHIGENCPMACSYCILQAYFQDRVLKIWANQDALFRELADGFGADRNTRYRVGTGEFTDSLALEHLTGYSRNLVEFLEDYDNVVLELKSKVVDLSWMEGATRTDRVLPAWSLNAPFINEHEEFDVSTLTERLEAARTCAEAGFRVCLHFDPIIRFDGWREGYAEIIDRIFDFVRPDQIAYMSLGSFRCMPQLNPIIEDRFPETNYIYNEFVPGLDGKVRLLRPLRVEQFKFMVDRLRKHGMEEQLYFCMESTGVWNEVFGYAPPDFGGLGKRLMARAFGE, via the coding sequence ATGCCTAGCCTGCCCCGCCACCTGCGCAGGATCGGCCACGTGTTCGTGGACGAGTCCATGATCGACGCCCCCATGACGCACCGCGTGCGCGAACGGCTGGCCGAGGGAGGCCGGGCGGACATCCCCTGGACCGTGGTCCCGCCGGACCAGGACCGGGTGGAGTTCGACCGGGGCGAGACCCAGGCCCTGTACCTCAAGGAGTACAAGGGAAAATTTCTGCGTTTCTGCCCCGGCACCCGCGCCTACCACTGCTGCGGCTACCGGATCATCCACATCGGCGAGAACTGCCCCATGGCCTGCTCCTACTGCATCCTCCAGGCGTACTTCCAGGACCGGGTGCTCAAGATCTGGGCCAACCAGGACGCCTTGTTCCGCGAGCTGGCCGACGGATTCGGGGCGGACCGCAACACCCGCTACCGGGTGGGCACCGGCGAGTTCACCGACTCCCTGGCCCTGGAGCACCTCACGGGCTACAGCCGCAACCTGGTGGAGTTCCTGGAGGACTACGACAACGTGGTGCTGGAACTGAAGTCCAAGGTGGTGGACCTGTCGTGGATGGAGGGGGCCACGCGCACGGACCGGGTCCTCCCGGCCTGGTCCCTGAACGCCCCGTTCATCAACGAACACGAGGAGTTCGACGTCTCCACCCTGACCGAACGGCTGGAGGCCGCGCGGACCTGCGCCGAGGCCGGGTTCCGGGTCTGCCTGCACTTCGACCCGATCATCCGCTTCGACGGCTGGCGCGAGGGGTACGCGGAGATCATCGACCGCATCTTCGACTTTGTTCGGCCGGACCAGATCGCCTACATGTCGCTGGGCTCCTTCCGCTGCATGCCGCAGCTCAACCCGATCATCGAGGACCGGTTCCCGGAGACCAATTACATATATAATGAGTTCGTGCCCGGCCTGGACGGCAAGGTGCGGCTCCTCCGCCCCCTGCGCGTGGAGCAGTTCAAGTTCATGGTCGACCGGCTGCGCAAGCACGGCATGGAAGAGCAGCTCTACTTCTGCATGGAGTCCACCGGGGTCTGGAACGAGGTCTTCGGCTACGCGCCCCCGGACTTCGGCGGACTGGGCAAGCGGCTGATGGCGCGGGCGTTCGGCGAGTGA
- the rseP gene encoding RIP metalloprotease RseP, whose protein sequence is MITSIIAIVLVLGGLIFFHELGHFVVARIFGMGVKAFSLGFGPKLAGFTSGQTDYKLSLIPLGGYVALAGEQGEDEPDFPDDKLFSNRPAWQRLCVVAAGPFFNFLLAFLIYWFLGLAQGQAVVLPLVGGVLPDSPAAEAGFVKDDLVTAIDGVPVDSWTQMVETIRAAEGKPLVVEIDRAGQVLTLTVTPKVNTYKNLFGENVTVPMVGINQAGQVRFEPIDGIGFAGALQNTWYMSKVVVKGFVSILERLIPVESVGGPIMLAQMVHQSAQSGFFDLLGMMALISINLAIINLLPIPVLDGGHILFFGLEIIFRRPLSDRWKAMSMRVGLLLLLLLMSLAIFNDVRRLLS, encoded by the coding sequence ATGATCACGAGCATCATCGCCATTGTCCTGGTCCTGGGCGGTCTCATCTTTTTCCATGAACTGGGCCACTTCGTGGTGGCCCGCATCTTCGGCATGGGGGTCAAGGCGTTCTCCCTCGGCTTCGGGCCGAAACTCGCCGGGTTCACCTCCGGCCAGACCGACTACAAGCTCTCCCTGATCCCGCTGGGGGGCTACGTGGCCCTGGCCGGCGAGCAGGGCGAGGACGAGCCGGACTTCCCGGACGACAAACTCTTCTCCAACCGCCCGGCCTGGCAGCGCCTCTGCGTGGTGGCAGCCGGTCCGTTCTTCAATTTCCTGCTCGCCTTCCTGATTTACTGGTTCCTGGGCCTGGCCCAGGGCCAGGCGGTGGTCCTGCCCCTGGTGGGCGGCGTCCTGCCCGACTCCCCGGCCGCCGAGGCCGGGTTCGTCAAGGACGACCTGGTCACGGCCATCGACGGCGTGCCCGTGGACTCCTGGACCCAGATGGTCGAGACCATCCGCGCCGCCGAGGGCAAGCCTCTGGTCGTGGAGATCGACCGCGCCGGGCAGGTGCTGACCCTGACTGTGACCCCCAAGGTGAACACCTACAAGAATTTGTTCGGCGAGAACGTCACCGTGCCCATGGTCGGCATCAATCAGGCGGGCCAGGTGCGGTTCGAGCCCATCGACGGCATCGGCTTCGCGGGCGCCCTCCAGAACACCTGGTACATGTCCAAGGTGGTGGTGAAGGGGTTCGTCTCCATCCTGGAGCGGCTCATCCCCGTGGAATCCGTGGGCGGGCCGATCATGCTCGCCCAGATGGTTCACCAAAGCGCCCAGAGCGGGTTCTTCGACCTGCTCGGCATGATGGCGCTCATCTCCATCAACCTGGCGATCATCAACCTGCTGCCCATCCCGGTGCTGGACGGCGGGCACATCCTCTTCTTCGGCCTGGAGATCATCTTCCGCCGCCCGCTGAGCGACCGCTGGAAGGCCATGTCCATGCGCGTGGGGCTGCTCCTCCTGCTGCTGCTCATGTCGCTGGCCATCTTCAACGACGTGCGCAGGCTCCTGTCCTAG
- a CDS encoding 1-deoxy-D-xylulose-5-phosphate reductoisomerase encodes MQSYISPWPETVECPPFPRALSILGATGSIGDSALKVVAKHPDRFTVIALAGGRNGKKLAALCNRFQPRYAAVLDEAARDAFLAHVDDAGRTELLVGPDAFVRLAALPEADLILSSIVGAAGFEPTLAAARAGKMIALANKESLVLGGHLIRAACAESGAVVLPVDSEHNALFQGLAGHGSDEELKRLILTASGGPFRGRDAAFLSTVTRDQALAHPNWDMGAKISIDSATLMNKGLELIEACHLYGLPPDMVSVVVHPQSIIHSLVEYVDGSQLAHLGNPDMQVPIAHCLCYPERVAVDVPRLDLAKVGSLTFEEPDLAAFPCLRLAREAFDAGPSHPIVLNAVNEVAVDAFLKERIGFLDIPAMIEAGLDRHAPVDVTTPEAVLALDREVRRETESRL; translated from the coding sequence GTGCAATCCTACATTTCCCCCTGGCCCGAAACGGTCGAGTGCCCGCCCTTCCCGCGCGCCCTGTCCATCCTCGGGGCCACCGGCTCCATAGGCGACTCGGCCCTCAAGGTGGTGGCCAAGCACCCGGACCGGTTCACGGTCATCGCCCTGGCGGGCGGACGCAACGGCAAAAAGCTGGCCGCGCTGTGCAACCGCTTCCAGCCGCGCTACGCCGCCGTGCTCGACGAGGCGGCGCGCGATGCCTTTCTGGCCCACGTCGACGACGCCGGGCGCACCGAGCTGCTGGTCGGCCCGGACGCCTTTGTCCGGCTGGCCGCCCTGCCCGAGGCCGACCTGATCCTCTCATCCATCGTCGGGGCCGCCGGTTTCGAGCCGACCCTGGCCGCGGCCCGCGCAGGCAAGATGATCGCCCTGGCCAACAAGGAATCCCTGGTCCTGGGCGGCCACCTGATCCGCGCCGCCTGCGCCGAATCAGGCGCGGTCGTCCTGCCCGTGGACTCCGAGCACAACGCCCTGTTCCAGGGGCTGGCCGGACACGGCTCGGACGAAGAGCTGAAGCGCCTCATCCTGACCGCGTCGGGCGGGCCGTTCCGGGGACGCGACGCCGCGTTCCTGTCCACGGTCACCCGCGACCAGGCCCTGGCCCATCCCAACTGGGACATGGGCGCCAAGATTTCCATCGACTCCGCCACCCTGATGAACAAGGGACTGGAGTTGATCGAGGCCTGCCACCTTTACGGGCTGCCGCCGGACATGGTCTCGGTGGTGGTCCACCCGCAGTCCATCATCCACTCCCTGGTGGAGTACGTGGACGGCTCCCAGCTGGCCCACCTGGGCAATCCGGACATGCAGGTACCCATCGCCCACTGTCTGTGCTACCCGGAGCGGGTGGCCGTGGACGTCCCGAGGCTCGACCTGGCCAAGGTCGGCAGCCTGACCTTCGAGGAGCCGGACCTCGCGGCCTTCCCCTGCCTGCGGCTGGCGCGCGAGGCGTTCGACGCCGGGCCGAGCCACCCCATCGTGCTCAACGCGGTCAACGAGGTGGCGGTGGACGCCTTTCTCAAGGAGCGCATCGGGTTCCTCGACATCCCGGCCATGATCGAGGCCGGACTTGACCGCCACGCCCCGGTGGACGTAACCACTCCCGAAGCGGTGCTGGCCCTGGACCGCGAGGTCCGGAGGGAAACCGAGTCCCGGCTCTAG
- the pyrH gene encoding UMP kinase, translated as MTKTRYSRILLKLSGEALAGDQQFGIQPEAIGQFAKEIAEVAATGLQMALVIGGGNIFRGMAASAKGMDRAQGDYMGMLATVMNALAVQDALEKNGCDTRVMTALSMADVAEPYIRRRALRHMDKGRVVICAAGTGNPYFTTDSAAALRALELKCDAIFKATKVDGVYDKDPAKFDDAVKFETVSYMETLEKRLGVMDSTAISMARDNNLPIIVFNLYKEGNIRRAANGENIGTTVQGD; from the coding sequence ATGACCAAGACGCGTTACTCGCGGATTCTACTGAAACTCAGCGGCGAAGCCCTGGCCGGGGACCAGCAGTTCGGCATCCAGCCGGAAGCCATCGGCCAGTTCGCCAAGGAGATCGCCGAAGTGGCCGCCACCGGCCTGCAGATGGCGCTCGTCATCGGCGGCGGCAACATCTTTCGCGGCATGGCCGCCTCGGCCAAGGGCATGGACCGCGCCCAGGGCGACTACATGGGCATGCTGGCCACGGTAATGAACGCCCTGGCCGTCCAGGACGCCCTGGAGAAGAACGGCTGCGACACCCGCGTCATGACCGCGCTGTCCATGGCCGACGTGGCCGAGCCGTACATCCGCCGCCGGGCCCTCCGCCACATGGACAAGGGCCGCGTGGTCATCTGCGCCGCCGGCACCGGGAACCCCTACTTCACCACCGATTCGGCCGCCGCCCTGCGGGCGCTCGAGCTGAAATGCGACGCCATCTTCAAGGCCACCAAGGTGGACGGCGTGTACGACAAGGACCCGGCCAAGTTCGACGACGCGGTCAAATTCGAAACGGTCTCGTACATGGAAACCCTGGAAAAGCGGCTGGGGGTCATGGACTCCACGGCCATTTCCATGGCGCGGGACAACAACCTGCCGATCATTGTCTTCAACCTGTACAAGGAAGGCAACATCCGCAGGGCCGCCAATGGTGAAAACATCGGAACCACTGTTCAAGGAGACTAA
- the tsf gene encoding translation elongation factor Ts: MSITAAQVKDLREKTGAGMMDCKKALTESGGDEEKAVMYLREKGLSKAAKKAGRATSEGLVTPYVSADGKTAVIAELLCETDFVAKGDDFVAFANGLSEKIAGLDVTSGNAENLPADVADVTDLIAKLGENMGVGRFAKVTTDGVLGVYIHSNNKLGVIVELTGTDDAEVAKDVAMHVAAMNPACISPEELPAETLEKEKELYLKQAMDEGKPEAIAEKIVMGRLNKFYKDVCLMEQAFIKDDKQTIKQILKGGTVASFHRLALGENAG; encoded by the coding sequence ATGTCGATTACCGCTGCCCAAGTTAAAGACCTGCGCGAGAAGACCGGCGCGGGCATGATGGATTGCAAAAAGGCCCTGACCGAGTCCGGAGGCGACGAGGAAAAGGCCGTCATGTACCTGCGCGAGAAGGGTCTGTCCAAGGCCGCCAAGAAGGCCGGACGCGCCACTTCCGAAGGTCTGGTCACTCCCTACGTTTCCGCCGACGGCAAGACCGCCGTCATCGCCGAGCTGCTCTGCGAGACCGACTTCGTGGCCAAGGGCGACGACTTCGTGGCCTTCGCCAACGGCCTCTCCGAGAAGATCGCCGGCCTGGACGTGACCTCCGGCAACGCCGAGAACCTGCCCGCCGATGTCGCGGACGTGACCGACCTGATCGCCAAGCTGGGCGAGAACATGGGCGTCGGCCGCTTCGCCAAGGTGACCACCGACGGCGTGCTGGGCGTGTACATCCACTCCAATAACAAGCTGGGCGTCATCGTCGAGCTGACCGGTACCGACGACGCCGAGGTCGCCAAGGACGTTGCCATGCACGTGGCCGCCATGAACCCGGCCTGCATCTCCCCCGAGGAACTCCCCGCCGAGACCCTGGAGAAGGAGAAGGAGCTGTACCTGAAGCAGGCCATGGACGAGGGCAAGCCCGAAGCCATCGCCGAGAAGATCGTCATGGGCCGCCTGAACAAGTTCTACAAAGACGTCTGCCTCATGGAGCAGGCCTTCATCAAGGACGACAAGCAGACCATCAAGCAGATCCTCAAGGGCGGCACCGTCGCCAGCTTCCACCGTCTGGCCCTCGGCGAAAACGCCGGGTAG
- the rpsB gene encoding 30S ribosomal protein S2, producing MAYVTMKQMLETGVHFGHQTRRWNPKMRPYIFGARNGIHIMDLQQTVKMFATAHDFIVDTVAKGGKVLFIGTKRQAQEAVKAEAERAGMYYVTHRWMGGTLTNFQTIKKSIDRLKNLEQMFEDGSISRYTKKEAVGMNREVKKLNLALGGIKDMNDAPRAAFVIDPKREQIAIQECRKLGIPVVAVVDSNCDPDMVDYIIPGNDDAIRAIKLFATHMADACLEGAAMQKDYAANAKAEGKAEAAPQAAATEEKVEAPAEAPTEEKE from the coding sequence ATGGCTTACGTTACTATGAAGCAGATGCTGGAGACCGGCGTCCACTTCGGCCACCAGACCCGCCGTTGGAACCCCAAAATGCGCCCCTACATCTTCGGCGCCCGCAACGGCATCCACATCATGGACCTGCAGCAGACCGTCAAGATGTTTGCCACCGCCCATGACTTCATCGTCGACACCGTCGCCAAGGGCGGCAAGGTGCTGTTCATCGGCACCAAGCGCCAGGCCCAGGAGGCCGTCAAGGCCGAGGCCGAGCGCGCCGGCATGTACTACGTCACCCACCGCTGGATGGGCGGCACCCTGACCAACTTCCAGACCATCAAGAAGTCCATCGACCGCCTGAAGAACCTCGAGCAGATGTTCGAGGACGGTTCCATCTCCCGCTACACCAAGAAGGAAGCGGTGGGCATGAACCGCGAGGTCAAGAAGCTGAACCTCGCCCTCGGCGGCATCAAGGACATGAACGACGCCCCGCGCGCCGCCTTCGTCATCGATCCCAAGCGCGAGCAGATCGCCATCCAGGAATGCCGCAAGCTCGGCATCCCGGTCGTGGCCGTGGTCGACTCCAACTGCGATCCGGACATGGTCGACTACATCATCCCCGGCAACGACGACGCCATCCGCGCCATCAAGCTGTTCGCCACCCACATGGCCGACGCCTGCCTGGAAGGCGCCGCCATGCAGAAGGACTACGCCGCCAATGCCAAGGCCGAGGGCAAGGCCGAAGCCGCTCCCCAGGCCGCCGCAACCGAAGAAAAGGTCGAGGCTCCCGCCGAGGCCCCTACCGAGGAGAAGGAATAA
- the uppS gene encoding polyprenyl diphosphate synthase gives MTKTNIPTHIAIIMDGNGRWAQQRGLQRTDGHRAGTEAARAVVTRCRELGVRHLTLYTFSKENWSRPKDEVRTLFDLLTTFLKREEMSLREQGIRLNVLGDIDAMPLAVRQVLKHVMRRTAECEDMTLNLALNYSGRDEIVRAARRLAAKGLSPEAITEETFAAELWTGGQPDPDLVIRTSGELRLSNYLLFQSAYAEFYFTDIYWPDFSPAELDRAIEDLNGRQRRFGKTGDQLDAG, from the coding sequence TTGACCAAGACCAACATCCCCACCCACATCGCCATCATCATGGACGGCAACGGCAGGTGGGCGCAACAGCGCGGGCTGCAGCGGACCGACGGCCATCGGGCCGGGACCGAGGCGGCCCGCGCCGTCGTCACCCGCTGCCGCGAGCTCGGCGTGCGCCATCTGACCCTCTACACCTTCTCCAAGGAGAACTGGTCCCGTCCCAAGGACGAGGTCCGGACCCTGTTCGACCTGCTGACCACCTTTCTCAAGCGCGAGGAGATGAGCCTCAGGGAGCAGGGCATCCGGCTCAACGTCCTGGGTGATATCGACGCCATGCCCCTGGCCGTGCGCCAGGTGCTCAAGCACGTCATGCGCCGGACCGCCGAGTGCGAGGACATGACCCTCAACCTGGCCCTGAACTACTCGGGCCGCGACGAGATCGTCCGCGCCGCCAGGAGGCTGGCCGCCAAGGGTCTCTCCCCGGAGGCAATCACCGAAGAGACCTTCGCCGCCGAGCTGTGGACCGGGGGCCAGCCCGATCCGGACCTGGTCATCCGCACCAGCGGCGAACTGCGGCTCTCCAACTACCTGCTCTTCCAGTCCGCCTATGCCGAATTCTATTTCACGGACATCTACTGGCCGGACTTTTCCCCGGCGGAACTGGACCGGGCCATCGAGGACCTGAACGGCCGCCAGCGGCGATTCGGCAAAACCGGGGACCAACTCGACGCGGGATAG
- a CDS encoding class I SAM-dependent methyltransferase, which produces MPHHKEASLYTTYFDRYQRFRAVADLLSGLERAPNGLLILDVGGFDGEFAKFLPGDRVRPWGELIRPENGPLPFKDGSFDVVVALNVLEHVIPEERPFFLAETARVASRALVLSFPVHEASEVEEFVLGLTGNPWLAEHRIFGLPRPADVEAVLDTLGLDHTRHPNASQASWMAMHLMMHRLREDLKEKVSEFFNRRYFELENREPAYRAIYFCTPARG; this is translated from the coding sequence GTGCCGCACCACAAGGAAGCTTCCCTGTACACCACCTACTTCGACCGCTACCAGCGATTCCGAGCCGTGGCGGATCTACTGAGCGGTCTTGAACGCGCCCCCAACGGGCTGCTGATCCTGGATGTCGGAGGATTCGACGGGGAGTTCGCCAAGTTCCTGCCCGGCGACCGCGTGCGCCCCTGGGGGGAACTCATCCGGCCCGAAAACGGCCCCCTCCCCTTCAAGGACGGCTCTTTCGACGTGGTCGTGGCCCTGAATGTCCTGGAGCACGTCATTCCCGAGGAGCGGCCATTCTTCCTGGCTGAAACCGCTCGCGTGGCATCCCGCGCCCTGGTCCTGTCCTTTCCGGTCCACGAGGCCTCCGAGGTCGAGGAGTTCGTCCTGGGGCTGACCGGCAACCCCTGGCTGGCGGAACACCGAATCTTCGGCCTGCCCAGGCCCGCAGACGTGGAAGCCGTTCTCGACACCCTCGGGCTCGACCACACCCGCCATCCCAACGCCAGCCAGGCGTCCTGGATGGCCATGCACCTCATGATGCACCGCCTGCGCGAGGACCTGAAGGAAAAGGTCAGCGAGTTCTTCAACCGACGCTACTTCGAATTGGAGAACCGCGAGCCAGCCTACCGCGCCATCTATTTCTGCACTCCGGCGCGGGGGTGA
- the frr gene encoding ribosome recycling factor, with the protein MQTVLNDGKKRMAGAIGALDKEFGKLRTGRATTALVDTIVVDYYGTPTPISQLSSVSVPDSKTITIQPWDKGAFGAVEKAIQTSDLGLNPVNDGKIIRISIPPLTEERRKELVKVAKKYTEDAKIAIRNVRRDMNDALKKMEKDKEISEDDLRRGEGEVQKMTDEYVKKADDVVAAKEKEILEI; encoded by the coding sequence ATGCAAACCGTACTCAACGACGGCAAGAAACGGATGGCCGGGGCCATTGGCGCCCTGGACAAGGAATTCGGCAAACTGCGCACCGGACGCGCCACCACCGCCCTGGTGGATACCATCGTAGTGGACTACTACGGCACGCCCACGCCCATCAGCCAGCTTTCCTCCGTGTCCGTCCCCGATTCCAAGACCATCACCATCCAGCCCTGGGACAAGGGCGCGTTCGGTGCGGTGGAAAAGGCCATCCAGACCTCCGACCTGGGACTGAACCCGGTCAACGACGGCAAGATCATCCGCATCTCCATCCCGCCGCTCACCGAGGAGCGCCGCAAGGAGCTAGTCAAGGTCGCCAAGAAATACACCGAGGACGCCAAGATCGCCATCCGCAACGTGCGCCGCGACATGAACGACGCCCTGAAGAAGATGGAGAAGGACAAGGAAATCTCCGAGGACGACCTGCGCCGCGGCGAGGGTGAGGTCCAGAAGATGACCGACGAATACGTCAAGAAGGCCGACGACGTCGTGGCCGCCAAGGAAAAAGAGATCCTCGAAATCTAA
- a CDS encoding elongation factor G yields MPDLKTQRTYALVGHGGSGKTSVAEMLLFNAGVVNRLGKVEEGNTVLDYEPEEIKRRGSIQPGFASFKWKKNDHFLIDTPGDSNFAGDLSYSLTAADGVVMVIDAVDGVKPLTRKVWAQVQEMGLPSMIVINKMDRDRADFDMAFNGISESLGARPVLLYYPIGSKENFKGVVDMMSGKALLFGADGEVSEGEVPGDIADEVETLRETMIENIAESDEELMEKYFEDGELAPEDITKGLQAGVASGELVPVIVSAALNCQGGQMILDTVQNLLPSPLDHKPWVGEDGGEEASSPDEPLACFVFKTQADPFAGQLTVVRVLAGQLSPDSQLVNTTNGEKERVGQLLLTNGKEQTPVKTPMGPGAIVTLAKLKNTRTGDTLVEKGEFKLAKPTLAPQLITFALAPEVKGEEDKVYAAVAKLLDEDITLTLGRDEESADILLSGMGQNHIEISVEKAKRRYKTAIVLKTPKVPYRETFKTGAREVQGRHKKQSGGRGQFGDCWIHVAPRASGEGYEFVDQIVGGSIPRQFIPAVDKGVQETAARGVLAGYPVIDFQVTLYDGSYHNVDSSEMAFKVAGSLAFKKACEKAKMALLEPIMLVTVAVPDSFMGDVIGDLSSRRGKVLGSDSQAGITEVKAHVPMAEMLKYAPDLNSMTGGQGTFFMEFSGYEECPPQEAEKVIAAHKKDDAE; encoded by the coding sequence ATGCCTGACCTCAAGACCCAAAGAACGTATGCACTCGTCGGCCACGGCGGTAGCGGAAAGACCTCCGTCGCCGAGATGCTGCTTTTCAACGCGGGAGTTGTAAATCGCCTCGGCAAAGTCGAAGAGGGGAACACCGTCCTCGACTACGAGCCCGAGGAAATCAAGCGTCGCGGTTCCATCCAGCCCGGTTTCGCCAGCTTCAAGTGGAAGAAGAACGACCACTTTCTCATCGATACCCCCGGCGACTCCAACTTCGCGGGCGACCTCTCCTACTCCCTGACCGCCGCCGACGGCGTGGTCATGGTCATCGACGCCGTGGACGGCGTCAAGCCGCTGACCCGCAAGGTCTGGGCCCAGGTCCAGGAAATGGGGCTGCCCTCCATGATCGTCATCAACAAGATGGACCGCGACAGGGCCGATTTCGACATGGCCTTCAACGGCATCTCCGAGTCCCTGGGCGCACGTCCGGTGCTGCTGTACTACCCCATCGGCTCCAAGGAAAATTTCAAGGGCGTCGTTGACATGATGTCCGGCAAGGCGCTGCTCTTCGGCGCCGACGGCGAGGTCTCCGAGGGCGAGGTCCCCGGCGACATCGCCGACGAGGTCGAGACCCTCCGCGAGACCATGATCGAGAACATCGCGGAGTCCGACGAGGAACTGATGGAGAAATACTTCGAGGACGGCGAACTCGCCCCCGAAGACATCACCAAGGGCCTTCAGGCCGGCGTCGCCTCCGGCGAACTGGTCCCGGTCATCGTCTCCGCCGCGCTGAACTGCCAGGGCGGCCAGATGATCCTGGACACCGTCCAGAACCTGCTGCCCAGCCCCCTGGACCACAAGCCGTGGGTCGGCGAGGACGGCGGCGAGGAAGCCAGCTCCCCGGACGAGCCCCTGGCCTGCTTCGTCTTCAAGACCCAGGCCGACCCCTTCGCCGGGCAGCTCACCGTGGTCCGCGTCCTGGCCGGTCAGCTCTCCCCCGACTCCCAGCTGGTCAACACCACCAACGGCGAGAAGGAGCGCGTGGGCCAGCTGCTGCTGACCAACGGCAAGGAGCAGACCCCGGTCAAGACCCCCATGGGTCCCGGCGCCATCGTCACCCTGGCCAAGCTCAAGAACACCCGCACCGGCGACACCCTGGTGGAGAAGGGCGAGTTCAAGCTGGCCAAGCCCACCCTGGCCCCGCAGCTGATCACCTTCGCCCTGGCCCCCGAGGTCAAGGGCGAGGAGGACAAGGTCTACGCCGCCGTGGCCAAGCTGCTGGACGAGGACATCACCCTGACGCTCGGCCGTGACGAGGAGTCCGCGGACATCCTGCTCTCCGGCATGGGCCAGAACCACATCGAAATCTCGGTCGAGAAGGCCAAGCGCCGCTACAAGACCGCCATCGTCCTGAAGACCCCCAAGGTCCCGTACCGCGAGACCTTCAAGACCGGCGCCCGCGAAGTCCAGGGCCGCCACAAGAAGCAGTCCGGCGGCCGAGGCCAGTTCGGCGACTGCTGGATCCACGTCGCGCCCCGGGCGTCCGGCGAGGGCTACGAGTTCGTCGACCAGATCGTCGGCGGTTCCATCCCGCGCCAGTTCATCCCGGCGGTCGACAAGGGCGTCCAGGAGACCGCCGCGCGCGGCGTGCTCGCCGGATACCCGGTCATCGACTTCCAGGTCACCCTGTACGACGGCAGCTACCACAACGTCGACTCCTCGGAAATGGCCTTCAAGGTGGCCGGTTCCCTGGCCTTCAAAAAGGCCTGCGAAAAGGCCAAGATGGCCCTGCTGGAGCCGATCATGCTGGTCACCGTGGCCGTGCCCGACTCGTTCATGGGCGACGTCATCGGCGACCTCTCCTCCCGTCGCGGCAAGGTCCTGGGCTCCGACTCCCAGGCGGGCATCACCGAGGTCAAGGCCCACGTACCCATGGCCGAGATGCTCAAGTACGCCCCGGACCTCAACTCCATGACCGGCGGCCAGGGCACCTTCTTCATGGAATTCTCCGGCTACGAGGAATGCCCCCCGCAGGAGGCCGAGAAGGTCATCGCCGCCCACAAGAAGGACGACGCCGAGTAA
- a CDS encoding phosphatidate cytidylyltransferase: MDISPHKQRIATSIGLAVLPALALIFQGWVLFAVLALFSVLTLWEFYSMFRPVQSMAAFKALGAVFTLLLMAAYTTGDSRCPAMAMAAAFWAAGMVFLVRYNKDVTASYRHAAIFLAGLFYIPLNFHFLLYFDRLEILLVIGAAAVSDTAAFYAGTLLGKRKIWPRISPKKSWAGSIGGLTACMGAALAYGMAFGLEGTAWWKWLLLGAALNIAAQFGDFFESALKRSLDIKDSGVILPGHGGLLDRVDSLLLVIPCYGLISLFHPFFQ; this comes from the coding sequence ATGGATATTTCCCCGCACAAACAACGAATCGCCACCAGCATCGGCCTCGCCGTCCTCCCCGCCCTGGCGCTGATCTTCCAGGGATGGGTGCTGTTCGCGGTTCTCGCCCTGTTCAGCGTCCTCACCCTGTGGGAATTCTACTCCATGTTCCGGCCGGTACAGTCCATGGCCGCCTTCAAGGCCCTGGGCGCGGTCTTCACCCTGCTGCTCATGGCCGCCTACACCACCGGAGACAGCCGCTGCCCGGCCATGGCCATGGCCGCGGCGTTCTGGGCGGCGGGTATGGTCTTCCTGGTGCGCTACAACAAGGACGTGACCGCGTCCTACCGCCACGCGGCCATCTTCCTGGCCGGGCTGTTCTACATCCCGCTCAACTTCCATTTCCTGCTCTATTTCGACCGCTTGGAGATTCTCCTGGTGATCGGCGCGGCCGCCGTTTCCGACACCGCCGCCTTCTATGCCGGGACCTTGCTCGGCAAACGCAAGATCTGGCCCAGGATCAGCCCCAAGAAATCCTGGGCGGGGTCCATCGGCGGCCTGACCGCTTGCATGGGCGCGGCCCTGGCCTACGGCATGGCCTTCGGCCTGGAAGGCACGGCATGGTGGAAGTGGCTGCTCCTCGGCGCTGCCCTGAACATCGCGGCCCAGTTCGGCGACTTCTTCGAATCCGCCCTGAAGCGGTCCCTGGACATCAAGGATTCCGGGGTCATCCTGCCCGGCCACGGCGGCCTGCTCGACCGCGTGGACAGCCTGCTCCTGGTCATTCCCTGCTACGGCCTGATCTCCCTGTTCCATCCCTTCTTCCAGTAG